The sequence tgacctgagtgacgtcttctctgttgtctttacttttcttcttcctctggtccagacaccaggatttcttccatcttctctgcagagtctgacacctggacataattggttccttaatttgtcagtagatcctcatcctctgtatgatgacaataatcattataacctgtaccccctgaatataaaactgccaaccactgtaccccctgaatactgccaaccactgtacccctgaatataatactgccaaccactgtacccccgaatatattactgccaaatactgtacccctgaatataatactgccaaccactgtaccccctgaatactgccaaccactgtacccctgaatataatactgccaaccactgtacccccgaatataatactgccaaatactgtacccctgaatataatactgccaaccactgtactctatcaatataatactgccaaccacgatacaccactgaatcaccccatacaccccacgcactccatcctcagtctccttatttcccccatacaccccacgcacccgatcttcagtctcctcatcaccccatacaccccacgcaccccatcctatgtctcctcatcaccccatcctcagtctcctcatcaccccatacaccccatgcactccatcctcagtctcctcctcactccatgcactccatcctcagtctcctcatcaccccatgcactccatcttcagtctcctcctcaccccatgcactccatcctcagtctcctcatctcccccatacaccccacgcaccccatcctcagtctcctcatcaccccatacaccccacacatcccatcttcagtctcctcatcaccccatacaccccacgcaccccatgctcagtctcctcatcaccccatcctcagtctcctcatcaccccatacaccccatgcactccatcctcagtctcctcatcaccccatgcactccatcatcagtctcctcatcaccccatacaccccttgcactccatcctcatcaccccatacaccccacgcactccatcctcagactcctcatcaccccatgtgctccatcctcagtctcctcatcaccccatacaccccatgcactccatcctcagtctcctcctcaccccatgcactccatcctcagtctcctcatcaccccatgcactccatcctcagtctcctcatcaccccatacaccccatgcactccatcctcatcaccccatacaccccacgcactccatcctcagtctcctcatcaccccatgcactccatcctcagtctcctcatcaccccatacaccccatgcactccatcctcatcaccccatacaccccacgcactccatcctcagtctcctcatcaccccatgcactccatcctcagtctcctcatcaccccaagcactccatcctcagtctcctcatcaccccatgcactccatcctcagtctcctcctcactccatgcactccatcctcagtctcctcatcaccccatgcactcaatcctcagtctcctcatcaccccatacaccccatgcactccatcctcagtctcctcatcaccccatacaccccacgcactccatcctcagtctcctcatcaccccatataccttaagcacctcatcagtattacacagctgacacccccccagtccttctcattaacattaaaccccctaatcactacacccctgaccccccctctggtcctccttatcaacactatgctctcccagacccccaatcctccttatcattacaccaccaacctcttcaagacccctcctgtcctcttcatcatcattacaatcccgaacccccccccccccctgcacccaaccgtcgctctcctcacctcatctgctcagcgatgcggctgtgaggcgggagggtttgctgctcctgtcgcttctgccggggtcagaggccatgacacgtgacgtcaggggcttggaacagatgtgtgtgcctgcgcggggcacatctgttcccatcagcccctggtctGTCCGTCTcgccggccggtttaaaggtaaattactgctgtcagcggcaggtccgggacctgttgctgcagcatttagtatgaagtactggcagggggccctgcaggggcccaaacTGTGAGGCCTAGGCTGGGctactagggggggggggccctaacacgctgggcccctgtgcagccgaaccggctgaacaagtgatatgtccgcccctgactttgttccatgctggaagtgatagtactacctaaaaaaatgtttaaaaaaattttaaaaagtgaaacacacacacacacacacacacacacacacattattaaacacattattaaaatacattactaataaaaaattgcCGGGAACTTATTTGGatcaaaacatttattttatttttttttaaattcggcaAATAggccgaatacatttttttttttttattcgatcATCTCTAAGCATGATGTCCAAGAAGGAGACAGATTGTTTAACAAGAAATTTGTAGTAAAAATCATATTCAATCATAGCAAAGCCTATTGTGCTTCTTCTTACATGTCTTCCTATCTTTTTGTGTAAGCCGTGTATATTCAGAATTATGAGGAGCAGTAAATATGGAGCCTTGAGCCATTTCTTCTCTTATTTCTAAATAGCTCCATAATGCTGCActgattaattttattttatatatattataaaaggaTTAGAGcttatttattcatatatatcaGAGGATTTATTCTCAGTATATATTGGGAAATCTTAGGCTTAAATACAATCTAAACTGAGTCTAAGTTCACACATCGTAAAATTAGATTGAATTATGACAGAGTGTGTGTGCTGGTGCCTACTTTTCCACAGAGTTTCATAGAGGACAATATTACATGTAAAAtaccacttttttttaataccccCATTGTATGGCCAATTTCTACTTCTCCTTATGAGCTACAATAAACATGATGGCCTTATAGTCAATAAGGTCACTCACATTTGTTCTCTTCTTAACCACACATTTATCTATAACAAATCCTTCTCCAACTAGAGCTTTCCTGGCAAAATCCTCATCATATGTGAAAGCATGGAGCTTGTCTTTCCCAACAGTGTAATATGTAATACCTAAAAACCCAAATAATAAGAGACGTCCTCCAGGTTTCAGCATCCCTGAGAACTTCCTGAGATATCTGATATAATCATCTTGGTCTTTGCAGATAACATCTAGGAGCAAAACGCTGATGATACAATCTGCTGGCGGTAAGACTATCGGATCCGtcatattttctttctcagggtGACATTTCATCACATGTTGAACGACTGATCTCACTTTTCCTTCTTTGTCTTGTAACAGGTCACTAAAAGAGATGAAAACATATAGACAGTCCACATCAGTTAGAGTAACATAAATGCTTAGTAATTATGTTTGGATCATGTTTTTTTCTAGTACTGGTAGAAAAATGTGAAAGCTGTTGAATATGGACATTGGGCTATGGTTTACTAAATATAAGTCCTATAATGTGCACTTCCAATAGTACCCAGTGTTATACAGAATCTCATTTATGAGAATAAAAATCCATGTGGAGAAATGCAAATTGTTCAACTAACATCTTTAAATTTCAAATATAAAGTAATTGAGGGTGAGTGAGAgtttgttaatcaatgtattagaaagaactttgtaataccatgtgatttacaaaaatgtatctttatatatattgttttactttgaaaaactgaccactaggggtctccctacatctCCCGGATCagtgatttcagactcatgccggcctggcagcatgtagggagactcctagtggtcagtttttttaaagtaaaaaaaaaatatatatatatataaaaagtttttttggtgacaggtactctttaagccaaATACTTTACCTTTTATCTTCTTTTTCTAAATGTAGTTTTGTGGCATGTCCCCAATTGAATGCTCCTGTCCGTGAGTCCAGCCATCTCTTCAACTCCATGATACATCTGTCACTGGCCTTCAGGACTATGATGTGTTGGAAAAACTCACAGGCTGAATATAGATGATGAACCACAGGACCAGAGCTGAGGTCAAGCAGGACATCTCCTCTAATATGTcctgcaggaaaaaaaacattctgaAATGTTTAACATATTAAACCCTAAGAGATGTTGTAGACAAATTATAATGTATGTCTGTATCACTTTAAGCTAAATAAATGTTCTAATATAGAAGAATATTATCCAATCCTAATATGTTCTACAGAGCTAGGTATGGTTTATtctattagataaaaaaaaataaaagaattactTTAAATTGACAGTACAGAACCAGTGGAGAACTGACACAGATTACAGGTGTGGTGACTCGCAGGGTATGGCAGGACCATGGGGTGTaatggtgtaggtggtggggtcagatggtattaacccctggggcaagatgttgttaacccctagtgttcgtgatgccaaagtggtttttgggtaccggaacaaCACAAAAGGTATCTcggctattccaatggctaggcagtgaaaggatAGTTCAAAACCAGTTATGgttaaacggaggctttactgagttaagacagatggaattatcttcacagctcggccagattcccagagaggtggctagGAActcagaaggacctcacagcttgatgggaccaattagacttgtaatagactttagagatTTGACTTCAGGCTTGACTATAGgctggacttgactatttgtagtgacaacagacatagacttttgacttaatGGAATGACTGTAGttttgtggtcttccagatggtggccactagcactgagatctcggaaggttgctgtgctcagtagcagatggtaagagataagagagagaattgtaatgaccacccctttatatagtgggggactggactaaggcccattggtcaagctgtgggtcataggttaaccccttaaggacgcaaatgtatgtcctggtgcggtggtacttaacgcaccaggacgtacatttacattctgtacataaccgcgggcatcagagcgatgcccctgtcatgcgcggctgatcccggctgctaatcgcagccagggacctgccggcaatggccgacgcctgcgatctcgcgggtgtccgccattaacccctcagatgccgggatcaatacagatcccggcatctgctgcagtacgcgatttcaatgaatgatctgatcgcccgcagcgctgctgcggggatccgatcattcagaatgctgcacggaggtcccctcacctgcctctgtccggctcccggtgtcttctgctctggtccgagatcgagcagaccagagcagaagatgaccgataacactgatctgttctatgtcctatacatagaacagaacagtattagcaatcatggtattgctatgaaaagtctcctatggggactattcaagtgtaaaaaaaatgtaaaaaaaatgtaaaattcaaagtaaaaaaaaaagtgaaaaatcccctcccccaataaaaaagtaaaacgtccgttttttcctattttacccccaaaaagcgtaaaaaataaatttaatagacatatttggtataaccgcgtgtgcaaatgtccgaactattaaaataaaatgttaatgatcccgtacggtgaacggcgtgaacgtaaaaaaaaaaaaaattccaaaattgctactttttaaatacattttataaaaaaaaaattataaaaaatgtattaaaagttttttatatgcaaatgtggcttaAAAATtttttcagatcatggtgcaaaaaattagccctcataccgctgcttatacggaaaaatgaaaaagttataggtcatcaaaataaagggattataaacgtactaatttggttaaaatgtttgtgatttttttaagcacaacaataatatgaaagtatgtaataatgggtatcattttaatcgtattgaccctcagaatgaagaacacatgtcatttttaccgtaaattgtacggcgtgaaaacgaaaccttccaaaattagcaaaattgcgtttttctttttaatttccccacaaaaatagtgttttttggttgtgccatacattttatgatataatgagtgatgtcattacaaaggacaactggtcgcgcaaaaaacaagccctcatactagtctggtgatgaaaatataaaagagttatgatttttagaaggcgaggaggaaaaaacgaaaacgtaaaaattaaattgtctgaatccttaaggccaaaatgggccttaaggggttaacccttatatttacgtcctgcgccagctcccgcgatatgaagcgggatcgcgccgcgatcccgcatcatatcgcgtgggtcccggcgctaatcaacggccgggacccgctgctaataccacacatcgccgatcacggcgatgtgcggtattaaccctttagaagcggcggtcaaagctgaccgccgcttctaaagtgaaactgaaagtatcccggctgctcagtcgggctgttcgggaccgccgcggtgaaatcgcggcgtcccgaacagctgatcggacaccgggagggctcttacctgcctcctcggtgtccgatcgacgaatgactgctccgtgcctgagatccaggcaggagcagtcaagcgccgataatgctgatcacaggcgtgttaatacacgcctgtgatcaggatgagagatcagtgtgtgcagtgttataggtccctatgggacctataacactgcaaaaaaaagtaaaaaaaaagtgttaataaaggtcatttaaccccttccctaataaaagtttgaatcaccccccttttcccataaaaaaaataaaacagtgtaaaaaaaataataaacatatgtggtatcgccgcatgcgtaaatgtccaaactataaaaatatatcattaattaagctgtacggtcaatggcgtacgcgcaaaaaaattccagagtccaaaaaagcgtattttggtaactttttataacattaaaaaattaataaaaagtgatcaaaaagtcagatcaaaacaaaaatcataccaataaaaacttcagatcacagcgcaaaaaatgagtcatcataccgccccgtacgtggaaaaataaaaaagttataggggtcagaagatgacatttttaaacgtatacattttcctgcatgtagttatgattttttccagaagtgcgacaaaatcaaacctatataagtagggtataattttaaccgtatggacctacagaataatgataaggtgtaatttctaccgaaatatgcactgcgtagaaacggaagcccccaaaatttacaaaatggcgggtttttttcgattttgtcgcacaatgatttttttttccgtttcgccgtgcatttttgggtaaaatgactaatgtcactgcaaagtagaattggcgacgcaaaaaaataagccataatatggatttttaggtggaaaattgaaagggttatgattttttaaaggtaaggaggaaaaaacgaaagtgcaaaaacggaaaaaccctgagtccttaaggggttaagctggtgctctctgggtaacatcatgtgacaacataacataacatgtgacattccacaggtccttcagacCTCTCACAGCATCTCACAGGTCCTGTAGACTAACTATACATTAATGTACTGAATATAATTctatgacaataaatgacacttataataacagcaggggagaccctgtaggggagcccccaggtcgcTGATGGActgaacctgacagggcctaagtgtagtgcagggccatgtcctgtactgggacattacacaggtACACAgtctttctctctccctctctcccgcaCAGAGCAGTGATCAAGCCCCGGCCTCAATTATTATGTTATTTCTTGTCGTGTCTGTTACTAGAGATATATTTTCCCTAACAataggcagtggacagcagatgacagggattagagacacctagtggctaacactttaaggtttttttttcctccaagaAGCTCATGTTACAGTGATTTAGAAGGAATAAGGACTCTCAACACTGTGGCAGTTATAGGACAATTACCATTTGAATTGAGATTTAAACATAGGATTGAGATTATTGTCTCACAGGTTGCAAGACATTATTCCATTTCTTGTCAATTCTGAGCAAGCTGGTTTTGTGTTGGATCGAGAAGAGAGGGACAGCCCCGCTATCAGCGCATCACccgccacagcaatgtcccgcaGGAaatggaagaagacagggaccagagAATGGGACACCGATATCGGCGCAACGGGGAATGAAGGAAGGTAAATTAAAGTTTATTATGTTtaattttgcagcccaggcacagagggttagtaaaataaaaagcgtcatagtactcctttaatgcatttGGCCTAGATGTACAAAATGTTGCTGACCCTTCTTGGTATATATACTGAGAACGTCTTAGtgaacttccagtacttatcagctgctgtatacaacagaggaagttattttctttttgaatttattttctgtctgaccacagtgctctcagctgacacctctgtccatgtcaggaactgtccagagcagaagaggtttgctatgggtatctgCTTCTACTCTAGACTGGCACGTCCTCCTACAGCCCATGCGTGCATGAGAACTTagaagaaaggagaaaaagaattGCCATTGTTTCATTCTCATTGCTCAATTGTATTCAATTATGTTAATGATATTGGATTATAACCTTTTTGATCTTATGTTGTTCATACATTTCAAATTATATATGTTTTAGTTATATTACGCTTTGTATACGTATTTTAGTTATATGTCACTTCAGTTATATCAGTATGGTTTGGTTTAGAGAAACATGGTTATTTAGAGTAATTGACCACCTATGTCTTTGGTCAATTTCACCTATCTTGTGTCTTTTGGGCATGATATGATAATATGAGAATAAATCTACTGATCCATGTTTATGTCCAAGTATAATGTCTTGCAGTTTAACATGACCATAACTCAAGTTATCCAATGCAGATGTTTCCTCTATAGTCAAAAAAGAGAGATTTCTCATCAATATATATGCAAACCATGTTTCTTGGATATTTTAATTTAGCAGAAAGTCCATATTTCATTTTATAGACAGACTATTAGAGACAATACTGATATTGTTACTTAGTAAAGTATATTGTTTTTAGATAATCCCATTATAGTGATTAGTTTTTCACTTCAATTGCCAGACTCAAAACTTGTAGGTAAAGAGGGATCATGTTTGGCACACGTAAAAAAGCCACTGCGTCTTCTTTTACctttgtgtgcattttaacagcgacaaccagggatactttatactGCTTATTTTGGTGTGATTAAAAgggtaaggataggggataagatgtctgatcacgggggtcctgccgctgggaacccctgtgatctctcctgcagcccccacaGTCATCTGCTGCaaagagcaaagttcgctccatgggagggggtgtgacggcccccgcgccccctcccatagacttgcaatgagggggctggtcatgacgtcacgagggggcgggccatgacatcacgatcctccggcccctgaatTGTGAGTCATCAGGCACAAAACGAACTTTgttctgtgcagcagatgactgTGGGGTCTGCAGGAGATATCACAGGTGTTCCCAGCAGCGGACCCCccccccgcgttcagacatcttatgccctatcctctcTGCCATGATAAACTTAATAAAAGAGATAAGAAGAAGGGGCCTAAACAGATTTCTCGAGTGTAATAGCATTACCAGTTATGGatgctagatttatagggacagaacactgATCCTCGGCTTTACACTGCTGTCATAATTGGAGTCGGCATAAACCTCATAAGggatttttgccttcccctggatcaacatgGTATAGACACAATAggcatataggttgaacttgatggacatatgggTATGTCCTGGGAAGTAGGAGCAGCTACCCGagtgggattgtgatgtcacctcacTCTGTACCCGGGCTGAAATCAACAGCCGGGGCAGCAGCTATTTAATGTTgccatttggttgctatgggtgatcgggaccaccgtgggGTAATCGTGCAGTCCTGTTCACCTTACATGAtggccagagggtccctacctgcctatgTGTCATCTGATCTTCCCTGTGTTGCTCTAGCCTGCTTTGGCAGGTTAAAGCAacagagcgcagataacactgatgaaTGCTGTGTAATTGTCCAACCTTTGTCAGTGTTAGGAATGGAAAGATTCGAttctatagtcccctatggggactaaagaaaatgtaaaaaaaaaatgtaataaatgtgtataaccccttcccctaataaaagttaaattcaCCTCCTTTtcaatttttataaataaaataatgtaaaacaaaaaaaaaaataagaaagaacatatatggtatcgccgcctgcataaatgtctgaattatttaCACATAATGTCAATTAAACAGCGCGGTGttaacgggaaaaaaaataccaaagcccagaattatgcatttttggtcacgtcATATATCAGAaagaaaattcataaaaagtgatcaaaaagtccattaaaaacaaaaattggactgataaaaactacagatcacagtgcaaaaaatgagccctcatgcagccccatatacagaaaaataaaaaaggtagaggggtcagaagaggacaattttaagcctactaattttcttacaaaaagttatatttttttctctagcaaaataaaataaaacctataaaaattggccatccttgtaatcatatggacctacagaatgaagataatgtgtcatttttactgaaaattgcactacgtagaaacgcaaTGCCCTAAAAGTTGCATAAtggctttttttgtttagttttgtttTTCCTTCAATATTTCCCCACAAATTCCCATAACAGAACAGATTACAATCTGAACATTCCTGGTGattataaagggtaaaacaattACATTCTAAACCCTATAACCCAATATTTCCTCATATTCTGAGACCAAGGTTTAGCTTttttctctatagtagaaattgaTTTGGTGAAGTGCGGTTGCCCCTTCTAACCTGCGACACCCCCAAAAAGTCTATCTAgttgtatttatttgtttgtacATTTGTAAAACCAATTAACCATAGAAAATTCAAGATACATac is a genomic window of Hyla sarda isolate aHylSar1 chromosome 10, aHylSar1.hap1, whole genome shotgun sequence containing:
- the LOC130293866 gene encoding indolethylamine N-methyltransferase-like, coding for MDSGSHKIYHVHGFDSRQGLEDYFSDKPDMVFAEDSLMFPIENLTKTFAEGHIRGDVLLDLSSGPVVHHLYSACEFFQHIIVLKASDRCIMELKRWLDSRTGAFNWGHATKLHLEKEDKSDLLQDKEGKVRSVVQHVMKCHPEKENMTDPIVLPPADCIISVLLLDVICKDQDDYIRYLRKFSGMLKPGGRLLLFGFLGITYYTVGKDKLHAFTYDEDFARKALVGEGFVIDKCVVKKRTNVSDLIDYKAIMFIVAHKEK